The genomic window CGATTTTCAGAACACATGTGACAGGATGGCTTCAATCGTAGATGGCATAGATATCAGGGACTTGGCCAAAATTCGAGCGATGCGCGGTTTGACGGCACCCCCTGCAGACGTTACCTTGATCCCTATTCATTTAAGTATCCGTGGAACTGTCGCAGTGTGCGGCAGAACGCGGATCTCGTGGAGTTCTATGCGACTTGTCCTCCTTGGTGCGCCCGGTTCGGGCAAGGGTACCCAGGCAGCCCGGCTCAGGGCCGAACTGGGCGTGCCGCACATCTCGACCGGCGACATGCTGCGTGCCGCCGTCAAAGCCGGTACCCCGCTTGGCCTGAAGGCCAAAGAGGTGATGGACGCGGGCCGGCTGGTGTCGGACGACATCCTGCTTGGCATGCTGGAAGAGCGTCTGGCCGAAGCTGACGCCAAGTCCGGCTTCATCCTCGACGGCTATCCGCGCAACCTAGCGCAGGCCGATGCGCTGGATCACCTGCTCACCAAGATCGGGCAGCCGTTGGATGCGGTGGTGAAGCTCGAAGTGCCGAACGAGATCATCATCAAGCGTTGCGAGATCCGTTTTGCCGCGGAACATCGCAAGGACGATGATCCGGCGGTCGTTCGCGACCGTCTTAAGGTCTACGCAGAGCAGACCGCGCCCGTTGCCGATTTTTATATCCGCCGCGGCAAGCTGCAGGTGGTCGATGGCGTGGGCGAGCTGGATGATGTGACGGCGCGCGTGAAGCGTGCGCTGTCGAACGAGGCGGCAGCGGCTAACGGCTGATTTGCTTTTCTCCCTCTCCCCTCCGGGGAGAGGGTTGGGGTGAGGGGCTGCACTGGCCATGGTCTCCATGTTCATCGCGAAGACATTCCGCAACTTTCGAACGAAAGACTTCGCCTTATCGCAAGATTGACCCCTCACCCCAGCCCTCTCTCCAGAGGGGAGAGGGGGCCTGAATACTTGGACATTGCATGCGTCTTCATATCCTCGGCATCTGCGGCACCTTCATGGGCGGCGTTGCCGCACTGGCGCGCGAACTCGGTGAGACCGTAGAGGGCTCAGACGCCAACGTCTACCCGCCGATGAGCACACAGCTCGAATCGCTCGGCATCGAGTTGATGCAAGGCTACAAGGCAGAGTATCTGCAGCCTGCGCCGGATCTTGTCGTGGTTGGCAATGCGATGGTGCGCGGCAATCCCGCGGTCGAGTACATGCTCGATCAGCGCTTGCGCTACATATCCGGTCCGCAATGGCTGGGCGAGCGGCTGCTGGCCGATCGCGAAGTGCTGGCCGTGGCCGGCACGCATGGCAAGACCACGACGACCAGTTTGCTGGCGCATCTGCTCGATAGCGCGAGACTTGATCCGGGCTTTCTCATCGGCGGCGTGCCGGGCAATTTCGGTATCTCTGCGCGCCTGGGGCAGGGACGGCATTTCGTGATCGAGGCCGATGAGTACGACAGCGCGTTCTTCGATAAACGCTCGAAGTTCGTGCATTACCGACCGCGCATCGCGATCCTCAACAATCTGGAATACGACCACGCGGATATCTTCCCCGACGTGGCTGCCATCCAGCGCCAGTTCCATCATCTGGTGCGTACTGTGCCCGGCAATGGCCGGTTGATCGTCAATGCACACGATGCCTATCTCGCCGAAGTGCTCGCGATGGGATGCTGGACGCCGGTGGAAACCTTCGGTATCGGCAAAGGTGATTGGCAAGCGACGTTAATCGTCGCGGATGGCTCGCATTTCAGTGTGCGGCACAACGGTGAATCGATCGGCGAAGTGCGTTGGTCTCTGCTCGGCGATCACAACGTGATGAATGCGCTTGCCGCGCTGGCGGCTGCAACCGCCGCGGGTGCTGATCCGCGTACACTGCTGCCAGCCTTCGCGAGCTTCGAAAGCGTCAAGCGTCGCATGGAACTGGTGGGTGACATCGGTGGTGTGCGCGTCTATGACGACTTCGCACATCATCCCACCGCGATCGCGACGACCTTGGCCGGTTTGCGCGCCAAGGTCGGCAAGGCGCGCATTCTGGTCGCGTTGGAGCCGCGCTCCAATTCCATGCGGCTTGGGGCGCACGCTGCGGGACTGGCGCCTTCATTGAACGACGCAGATGCCGTGGTGTTTTTGCATCGTCCGGAGTTGCCATGGGATGCCAAGCGCGTCACTGATGCGTTGGATGGCCGCGCCGGCACGGCACCCACCGTCGATGCGCTGTTGGCCGCACTTAAGGCGCAGACGCGCCCGGGTGACCATGTGGTGTTCATGTCCAACGGCGGCTTCGAGAATGCACCGCGCCGCTTCGTTGCTGCGCTGGACGACACAGCGCGCTAACCCATCGGCGCATCGAAACGTGGCGAGCGTTGCTGGTATTCGCGCTGCGCGGCAAACCAAACGCCGAAACCGAAGCTCAGCGTGATCACGGCGAGCACGCTGCCGCCGATCAGATAGCCCGCCGTGCCGACCAGCCAGTAGCCGCCCCAGTACACGGCCATCACGCCCATCACCACCACGAGGTTGGCGATAGTGCGTCCCGTTTTGCCTTCCGGGCCGATCAGGTGCAGCGCAAGCGCAGCCAAGCTGGCTGATGCGGAAACCACGGCGGCCACGAACAGCATGTGCCAGGGATCCGCCGCATGCACCAGCACGATGCCCAGCGAGGTATAGACCAGCGCGGTGAGCATGCTGATGGGAATCAGCACCAGCAGTGCATCCGAGACCGTCTTCTGGTATTCGGCGCGGGTTTCAGGCGCCAGCGTGAGATAGAGGTCAGCCATGTTGGGCCGCATGCGAATCAGCCCGACACTCAACTGCGGGAATCGCGAAATGCTCAGCATGACTGCATACGCGCCAATGATCTGCGGTTCGAAATGCTGGCGATGCATCACGGCGAAGACGTAGAAGCAAACGAACACCGCCACCAGGACGATACGCAGTGCAATCGCCTCTGGATTGTCGTGGGGTAGCAACAGACGGCGCACCAGCACCATCCGCCGCGTAACGCTGGGATGAAGCTTGTACGCATTCAGCGCACGCTGCATCGTGCGCTGCGCTGTCTGGTCATAGAGCTCCAGAATGCGTTTCGCAAAGTTCCCCCTCCGTGAAGGCTCGCCGGGAGCACTTCGCATCTGGCCTCGATCGAGACCGGTGCTTTCCATCGGCGATTGACCCGTTTCGCGATCTTCGATACGAAGCAGTGGCGTGATGCTGAGTTTGAGCAGCAACGCTGTCACCGCGAGTATCAGCAGTGGCGTAAGCGGCGAATCGATAGCCACTTTGATCACCTGCGAAACCAATGCGGGCGCCCAGCCAAGCACGATGAAGGCCGGCCAGATAAATAGGCTTGCGCGCGGGTTGCAGCCCATGATCAGTCCAAGCGTTGCGATCAGCAAAAGTCCGCTGGCGATCAATAGGATGTGCGGCAGTTGTAGCAGTACGGCCAACAGCAGTGGCAGCAGTACCCAGAGCACAGCATCGATGGCGCCGTATTCAAGCAGACGTTGCCGAAAACGCGGCAGCAGGAAGCTCTCCGGAACGCACAAGCCGCGAAGGTTTTGTCCCTGGCCGATGTGCCATGCCCAGGTGGCAATACTAAATAGCGCTACCGCTAACGTGCCAATGCGTGGTTCGCCGTGCAGCCACTGTACGGCGAAATACAACGCAGCCACCCATAGGCCGCAAGCTATCAACACCAAGACCGGCATGCGCAGAAACAACTGCAGCAAAAGTTGCCACCAGGCTTTCATGCCAACTCCACGAACAAATCTTCCAGCGTGGGCGTTTCGATGCGCAGGCCAGCGTTTTCGCGTGCAGCCAAGGCATGCAGGCTTTCCATCACAGGATCTTCCACCAGCAAGACAGCCTGATCTCCCTGCACATGGGTTTTCAGTGCGCCGGCGACGACCGGTGGGTAGGGCCAGCCACTGACGCGATGGAACACGACGCGTTTCATGCGTTCGCGAAGTTCCGCCAGCGGACGCGTGAACTGGATACATCCATCGCGCAGCAAGGCGATATCCGCCTCGGCGCGTTCCAGATCGGCGGTGATGTGAGTGGAGAAAATCACCGTCTTGCCGGGTACGCGCATCAGCGTCAGCAACTCGCTCATGAACGCGCGGCGTGCTTGCGGGTCGAGACTGGCGACAGGTTCGTCCAGCACCAACAGGTCGGGATCGGGCGCGATGGCGCGGACGATCGCCAGTTTCTGGCGCTGGCCTTGCGAGAGCTCGCCGATCTTCTGCTTTGCATCCAGTTCCCAGCTGGACAACAGGCGATCGACTAACGCGTTATCCCAACGCTCGTAAAATGCTGCGGTAAAATCGAGATAGGCGCGTACCTTCATCCACGGAAACAGGTCGAAGGTCTGTGGCACGAAGCCAATGCGATGCATGCGCTCGCCGCCGGGCTCGATCATCGGCTGTCCGAACAGTTCGATCGTTCCACCGTCGATCGGCGAGAGTCCCAACAGGCAACGCAGCAGGGTGGTTTTGCCGGCGCCGTTGCGGCCGAGCAGGCCGATCACACGTCCGCCGGGCACGGACCAGTCCAGCGCCTTGAGCACCTGTCGCTGCTTGAAGGATTTTTCGAGCCCGCGAACCTGTAGCACGGTGGATGCGGTGGTTTCGGAAATAGGCATCGTGCCGGTTGGCGCAGCGGCCAGATTGGAAACAGACATCCTTGCTTTACCCCTTGTGTCGACCGACGCACTCTGCCGCGAGCGGGTGTCGGCCGTCCAGTGACAGGCTTTATCATGCCTGCATGGCTGCCCGGATCCCTGTTAGCGAAGTGCCCTTGTTCCCGCTCAATACGGTGCTTTATCCGGGCGGGCAACTGCAATTGCGCATTTTTGAACCGCGCTACCTGGATCTGGTCCGCGAATGCACGCGCACGGGTTCAGCTTTTGGGGTCTGCCTGATTCTGGAGGGCGCCGAGGCGGGTGCACCGGCGCTTCCCGCCGCGGTTGGGACCCTGGCGCGCATCATCGACTTCCATAACCGGGAAGATGGCCTGCTGGGTATCGCGACCGAGGGGGGCGAACGCTTCCGCGTATTGCGTACTCGTGTGCGTTCGGATGGTTTGCTGCGCGGCGAAGTGCAGGTGTGGCCCGACGAAGTAACACAGCAGGTGCCGGTAGAGTTCGCGCTGTTACAGACGATTCTGGAGCGCCTGGTCGAAACCATGGGCCCGCACTGGCGGCATGCGCCGCGCGACCTGTATGACGATGCCGGCTGGCTCGGCTTCCGTCTCGCCGAGCTGTTGCCGCTTGCGGGTGATGAACAGCAGCAGTTGCTGGAAATGACCGACCCGATACATCGGCTTGCAACATTGCGAGACATCCTGCCGCGTTTTCAGAAAGCCTAGAATGCTCGGAACATCCCTGGTGGAATCCATGATGAGCAACCTGGCTGGAAAGACGCTCTTTATTACCGGCGCT from Dyella caseinilytica includes these protein-coding regions:
- a CDS encoding ABC transporter ATP-binding protein, with product MSVSNLAAAPTGTMPISETTASTVLQVRGLEKSFKQRQVLKALDWSVPGGRVIGLLGRNGAGKTTLLRCLLGLSPIDGGTIELFGQPMIEPGGERMHRIGFVPQTFDLFPWMKVRAYLDFTAAFYERWDNALVDRLLSSWELDAKQKIGELSQGQRQKLAIVRAIAPDPDLLVLDEPVASLDPQARRAFMSELLTLMRVPGKTVIFSTHITADLERAEADIALLRDGCIQFTRPLAELRERMKRVVFHRVSGWPYPPVVAGALKTHVQGDQAVLLVEDPVMESLHALAARENAGLRIETPTLEDLFVELA
- a CDS encoding LON peptidase substrate-binding domain-containing protein, encoding MAARIPVSEVPLFPLNTVLYPGGQLQLRIFEPRYLDLVRECTRTGSAFGVCLILEGAEAGAPALPAAVGTLARIIDFHNREDGLLGIATEGGERFRVLRTRVRSDGLLRGEVQVWPDEVTQQVPVEFALLQTILERLVETMGPHWRHAPRDLYDDAGWLGFRLAELLPLAGDEQQQLLEMTDPIHRLATLRDILPRFQKA
- the mpl gene encoding UDP-N-acetylmuramate:L-alanyl-gamma-D-glutamyl-meso-diaminopimelate ligase gives rise to the protein MRLHILGICGTFMGGVAALARELGETVEGSDANVYPPMSTQLESLGIELMQGYKAEYLQPAPDLVVVGNAMVRGNPAVEYMLDQRLRYISGPQWLGERLLADREVLAVAGTHGKTTTTSLLAHLLDSARLDPGFLIGGVPGNFGISARLGQGRHFVIEADEYDSAFFDKRSKFVHYRPRIAILNNLEYDHADIFPDVAAIQRQFHHLVRTVPGNGRLIVNAHDAYLAEVLAMGCWTPVETFGIGKGDWQATLIVADGSHFSVRHNGESIGEVRWSLLGDHNVMNALAALAAATAAGADPRTLLPAFASFESVKRRMELVGDIGGVRVYDDFAHHPTAIATTLAGLRAKVGKARILVALEPRSNSMRLGAHAAGLAPSLNDADAVVFLHRPELPWDAKRVTDALDGRAGTAPTVDALLAALKAQTRPGDHVVFMSNGGFENAPRRFVAALDDTAR
- a CDS encoding adenylate kinase encodes the protein MRLVLLGAPGSGKGTQAARLRAELGVPHISTGDMLRAAVKAGTPLGLKAKEVMDAGRLVSDDILLGMLEERLAEADAKSGFILDGYPRNLAQADALDHLLTKIGQPLDAVVKLEVPNEIIIKRCEIRFAAEHRKDDDPAVVRDRLKVYAEQTAPVADFYIRRGKLQVVDGVGELDDVTARVKRALSNEAAAANG